A part of Rhodamnia argentea isolate NSW1041297 chromosome 8, ASM2092103v1, whole genome shotgun sequence genomic DNA contains:
- the LOC125316326 gene encoding NAD(H) kinase 1-like, with the protein MDSWCSGLLLYYNVELSKSRIVRRASRHALRGVIIKSSLSLQITLTWKSEPQTVLIITKPNSTLVQDLCVDIVSWFYMLKKKIYVEPRVREELLSISSSFEFVKIWQDDLQEKVDLLITLGGDGTVLWAASLFQGPVPPLVSFALGSLGFMTPFSRDGYKKQLESIIKCPIRITLRHRLQCQIVGDSAEEENAAEKPILVLNEVTIDRGQSPYLTNLECYLDGEHVTSVQGDGLILSTTSGSTAYSVAAGGSMVHPQVPGILLTPICPHSLSFRPLMLPEHVTIWVEVPASSRSSAWVSFDGKNRKEFKTGDKLICSMAPWPVPTVCLKGSTRDFLCSILEGLNWNQRKTQSSDGPPQPQP; encoded by the exons ATGGATAGTTGG TGTTCTGGACTGCTACTGTACTATAATGTGGAGCTTTCCAAATCAAGGATTGTCAGGAGGGCTTCTAGACATGCTTTGAGAGGAG TTATAATCAAAAGCTCATTATCTTTGCAGATTACTTTGACGTGGAAATCTGAGCCACAGACAGTGCTTATCATCACAAAACCAAATTCGACTCTTGTTCAAGATCTATGTGTGGATATAGTCAG TTGGTTTTACATGCTCAAGAAGAAAATTTACGTGGAACCACGCGTGCGAGAGGAGCTTCTCAGTATATCGTCTTCCTTCGAGTTTGTGAAAATATGGCAAGATG ACTTGCAGGAGAAAGTTGACCTTCTGATCACTCTTGGTGGGGATGGAACTGTCCTTTGG GCAGCATCACTGTTCCAAGGACCAGTGCCTCCTCTTGTCTCCTTTGCTCTAGGGTCCTTGGGCTTTATGACCCCTTTCA GCAGGGATGGCTATAAAAAACAACTTGAATCGATTATTAAATGTCCCATCAGGATAACATTGCGGCATCGGTTGCAGTGTCAAATTGTCGGGGATTCGGCTGAAGAGGAAAATGCAGCAGAAAAACCGATATTAGTTTTAAATGAAGTTACAATTGATCGGGGGCAGTCACCCTACCTCACAAATTTGGAGTGTTATTTGGACGGCGAACATGTCACTTCCGTACAAGGGGATGGACTAATCTTGTCAACTACATCTGGAAGCACTGCCTATTCAGTAGCAGCCGGAGGATCAATGGTCCATCCACAG GTTCCCGGCATACTATTGACGCCAATATGTCCTCATTCCTTATCCTTTAGGCCATTGATGTTACCCGAACATGTCACTATATGGGTAGAAGTGCCTGCCAGCAGCCGAAGTTCCGCCTGGGTATCATTCGACGGCAAGAACAGGAAAGAGTTTAAAACCGGGGACAAGCTCATCTGTAGCATGGCTCCATGGCCCGTCCCTACTGTTTGCCTGAAGGGTTCCACCAGGGACTTCTTGTGCAGCATCCTGGAAGGCCTCAATTGGAATCAGAGAAAGACTCAGTCATCTGATGGTCCCCCACAACCACAACCGTGA